A window from Corynebacterium singulare encodes these proteins:
- a CDS encoding IS1634 family transposase gives MSPYIRTVKTASGATAVQVVFSERKGAKRMKHIGSAHSESELALLRAEAQRIVDGDQLAMDFGEVKHIPPATGSVSNPLPVVGQRAGYLLDCIDACFNELGLAAASGDDPVFRDLVRARIIHPGSKLDSIETLAEVGITSASYRTIQRRLPTFATESFGETLTQVLAHHAGIGPGAFILYDVTTLYFETDTPDELRKPGFSKERRVEPQILVGLLTDATGFPLHVGAFAGNSAETHTMLPMITRFQEAYQLDEVTVVADAGMFSAANKQALIDAGLHYILSVKTPTVPEVIETWRRENPGEDYTHGQIWTQASASDGRKHTTPNTVTHYQYSHDRARRSLRGIKEQVAKAKRAVDGDIAIKRNRYIDLSAPNKKVNYALAAKHRALAGIKGYETDLTALDAQEVIGHYRRLFNIEKSFRMSKSDLKARPIYARKQDSITAHLNIVMAALAVAHLMETRSGQSIKRLVRTLKKYRSFQLVIGDETIHAAVPLPPDLTATIQAITGHELPH, from the coding sequence GTGAGTCCTTATATTCGCACCGTCAAGACCGCTTCTGGGGCGACGGCGGTGCAGGTGGTGTTCTCTGAACGCAAAGGTGCGAAAAGGATGAAGCATATCGGCTCAGCACATTCAGAGTCTGAGCTTGCGCTTTTAAGAGCTGAAGCTCAACGCATCGTCGATGGTGACCAACTCGCAATGGACTTCGGCGAGGTGAAACACATCCCACCGGCAACAGGCAGCGTTTCCAACCCGCTGCCGGTAGTCGGTCAGCGTGCCGGATACTTGCTGGACTGTATTGATGCGTGTTTCAACGAGTTAGGCCTTGCTGCAGCAAGCGGTGATGATCCGGTGTTTCGCGATCTGGTGCGTGCCCGGATCATCCATCCCGGCTCAAAGCTGGATTCCATCGAGACTCTTGCCGAGGTTGGCATCACCAGCGCAAGCTACCGCACTATCCAGAGGCGTCTTCCCACCTTCGCGACCGAATCGTTTGGGGAGACACTAACCCAAGTGTTGGCCCATCATGCAGGTATCGGGCCAGGCGCATTCATCTTGTACGACGTGACCACCTTGTACTTTGAAACCGATACTCCTGATGAGCTTCGCAAACCCGGGTTTTCCAAAGAGCGCCGTGTAGAGCCACAAATCCTTGTCGGGCTGCTTACTGATGCCACCGGGTTTCCACTGCATGTTGGCGCGTTTGCTGGCAACTCGGCAGAAACCCACACGATGCTGCCGATGATCACACGGTTCCAAGAGGCCTACCAGCTCGACGAGGTCACCGTCGTTGCTGATGCAGGCATGTTTTCAGCAGCGAACAAACAAGCACTCATTGACGCAGGGCTGCACTACATTTTGTCGGTGAAAACCCCCACCGTGCCAGAGGTAATTGAAACCTGGCGGCGGGAAAACCCCGGTGAAGACTACACCCACGGCCAGATCTGGACACAAGCCTCGGCAAGCGATGGGCGCAAACACACAACCCCGAATACGGTGACGCATTACCAGTACTCCCACGATCGGGCTAGGCGCAGCCTGCGCGGAATCAAAGAGCAAGTCGCAAAAGCTAAACGGGCTGTTGACGGCGATATCGCTATCAAGCGTAACCGCTATATCGATCTTTCCGCTCCGAACAAGAAGGTCAACTACGCTCTTGCTGCCAAACACCGAGCCCTAGCCGGAATTAAAGGCTATGAAACCGACCTGACCGCTCTTGACGCCCAGGAGGTTATCGGGCATTACCGCAGGTTATTCAACATTGAGAAATCGTTTCGGATGTCGAAATCAGACCTGAAAGCACGCCCAATCTACGCCAGGAAACAAGACTCGATCACAGCACATCTCAATATTGTGATGGCAGCACTAGCCGTGGCCCACCTGATGGAGACCCGCAGTGGTCAATCCATCAAGCGCCTCGTGAGAACACTCAAGAAATACCGCAGCTTTCAACTCGTCATTGGTGACGAAACCATTCACGCCGCCGTACCACTCCCGCCCGACCTCACCGCCACCATCCAGGCAATCACCGGCCACGAACTTCCGCACTAA
- the dhaM gene encoding dihydroxyacetone kinase phosphoryl donor subunit DhaM, translated as MAQPIVGLVLVSHSAKLAEGLAELSTQMAADVTIRAAGGLEGGGIGTSYDLIEGAIKEVLGQDLGVVVLTDLGSATMTVESVLEFLEDDSVRFVDAPLVEAAIAAATAAQQGDDLDAVSAAAGRAIEVFAAPQDAKSAEADSERGTNSDGEYSRAVTVTDEAGLHARPASKVAEIAAEAEGDITIAFGGEEAEADSAMMLMSLGATQGASITVSGAVGDKEIIDQIADAIAAGLDD; from the coding sequence ATGGCCCAGCCAATAGTAGGACTTGTTCTGGTGTCACACTCGGCAAAGCTCGCAGAAGGCTTGGCGGAGCTTTCGACCCAAATGGCGGCCGATGTCACAATCCGCGCTGCCGGCGGCCTCGAGGGCGGCGGAATCGGCACGTCTTATGACCTCATTGAAGGAGCCATTAAGGAAGTCCTTGGACAAGACTTAGGTGTGGTTGTGCTCACTGACTTGGGATCGGCCACGATGACTGTGGAATCTGTACTTGAGTTCCTAGAGGATGACTCGGTTCGGTTTGTTGATGCCCCGTTGGTGGAAGCAGCCATCGCTGCTGCTACCGCCGCCCAGCAAGGTGACGATCTAGACGCTGTGTCCGCGGCCGCAGGAAGGGCAATCGAGGTTTTCGCTGCGCCACAGGACGCCAAATCTGCAGAAGCAGATAGTGAACGTGGAACGAACAGTGACGGTGAGTATTCCCGCGCAGTGACGGTGACCGATGAAGCAGGACTCCACGCCCGTCCCGCGTCGAAGGTTGCTGAGATCGCCGCGGAGGCTGAGGGCGACATCACCATTGCCTTCGGCGGTGAAGAAGCCGAGGCAGACTCGGCGATGATGCTGATGTCGCTCGGTGCCACTCAAGGTGCTTCCATCACGGTGAGCGGTGCTGTAGGGGACAAGGAAATCATCGATCAGATTGCCGATGCTATCGCAGCTGGTCTCGACGATTAG
- the dhaL gene encoding dihydroxyacetone kinase subunit DhaL, translating to MTNLSTDWAQAWINNCAAAAHEHREELIELDRVIGDSDHGENVDRGFRAVVGAVTDETTADGSTVAEVLKLTAKTLMSTVGGASGPLLGTAFLRAAKAAGTGDLDAPTTASIIEAALEGITTRGKATEGEKTMVDAWAPAARAARHAADAGHNPAEVLRAAAEAAAEGAEATVPMVATKGRASYLGERSVGHKDPGAASTALFIAAAADAAETAGQET from the coding sequence ATGACCAACCTTTCAACTGACTGGGCACAGGCGTGGATAAATAACTGTGCTGCCGCTGCCCACGAGCACCGCGAGGAGCTCATCGAACTTGACCGCGTGATTGGTGATAGTGACCATGGCGAAAACGTCGACCGTGGCTTCCGAGCCGTCGTTGGCGCAGTGACCGACGAGACCACCGCGGACGGCTCCACCGTCGCTGAAGTGCTCAAACTCACCGCTAAAACCCTTATGTCCACGGTCGGCGGTGCATCCGGCCCGTTACTGGGCACAGCCTTCCTGCGTGCTGCCAAAGCCGCTGGTACCGGTGACCTCGACGCTCCGACAACAGCAAGCATCATCGAAGCTGCGCTGGAGGGAATCACAACTCGCGGCAAGGCCACAGAAGGGGAAAAGACCATGGTGGACGCGTGGGCACCAGCCGCACGCGCCGCCCGTCACGCGGCCGACGCCGGCCACAACCCCGCGGAAGTTCTGCGCGCTGCAGCAGAGGCTGCAGCGGAGGGCGCGGAGGCCACTGTCCCGATGGTTGCCACCAAGGGGAGAGCATCCTACTTGGGCGAGCGCTCGGTTGGGCATAAGGATCCAGGTGCCGCATCCACGGCTCTCTTCATTGCCGCGGCGGCCGATGCTGCCGAGACCGCGGGACAGGAGACGTAG
- the dhaK gene encoding dihydroxyacetone kinase subunit DhaK encodes MKKLINSPENVVAESVEGFALAHSDIVTRATDPLFVARKDKKNDGKVAIVSGGGSGHEPLHAGFVGHGMLDAAVPGAMFTSPTPDAIQAATEAVNAGAGVLYIVKNYTGDVLNFDTAAELAEFDDIEVSQVIVDDDVAVEDSTFTAGRRGVAGTLLVEKLAGAAAERGDDIAAVTEVAKKVVENTATMGAALTACTVPHVGKPSFDLGDDEVELGVGIHGEPGRKEIPLVSADDVTDHLLDPIVADLELKEGERTIVVVNGMGGTPASELYVVYRRVSQRLTEIGVTIERSLVGNFVTSLDMAGCSVSIMRADDDDLALFDAPCHTAALRQGV; translated from the coding sequence ATGAAAAAGCTCATCAACTCACCTGAGAACGTCGTTGCTGAATCGGTTGAGGGGTTTGCCCTCGCACACAGCGACATCGTCACGCGCGCGACGGATCCGCTTTTCGTTGCCCGTAAAGACAAGAAGAACGACGGCAAGGTCGCGATTGTATCGGGAGGTGGCTCTGGGCACGAGCCGCTCCACGCAGGATTTGTGGGGCACGGCATGCTGGATGCCGCTGTACCGGGGGCCATGTTCACCTCACCGACTCCCGATGCCATCCAAGCTGCCACCGAAGCAGTCAATGCAGGCGCGGGTGTGCTTTACATCGTGAAGAACTACACCGGCGATGTCCTCAATTTTGACACAGCTGCCGAACTCGCAGAGTTCGATGACATTGAGGTTAGCCAGGTCATTGTTGATGATGACGTGGCTGTTGAAGACTCCACGTTCACCGCCGGTCGCCGTGGCGTCGCTGGCACCCTCCTCGTGGAAAAGCTAGCCGGTGCCGCGGCGGAGCGCGGCGATGACATCGCTGCGGTGACTGAGGTGGCAAAGAAGGTGGTGGAGAACACCGCTACCATGGGCGCAGCACTGACGGCCTGTACCGTCCCGCACGTGGGCAAGCCGTCCTTCGACTTGGGTGATGACGAGGTTGAACTTGGCGTTGGCATCCATGGCGAGCCCGGACGCAAGGAAATCCCGCTTGTTTCCGCTGATGATGTCACTGACCACCTCTTGGACCCGATTGTGGCGGACTTAGAACTCAAGGAAGGCGAGCGCACCATCGTCGTAGTGAATGGTATGGGCGGCACTCCAGCCTCCGAGCTCTACGTGGTCTATCGCCGCGTGTCTCAGCGCCTGACGGAGATCGGCGTGACAATTGAGCGCTCTCTCGTGGGCAACTTCGTCACTAGCCTTGACATGGCGGGCTGTTCTGTCAGCATCATGCGCGCTGACGACGACGACCTTGCCCTTTTCGACGCCCCCTGCCACACGGCTGCTCTACGCCAAGGAGTGTAA
- a CDS encoding DEAD/DEAH box helicase, with the protein MSTQSSARRFANNGSLRVWQRAALDKFLAAKPKDFMAVATPGAGKTTFALRVATELMADRTVERVIVVVPTEHLKVQWSEAASRVGLALDPKFTNSSGVNPAMDGVVVTYAQVGMHPYKHRAVASARRTLVILDEIHHAGDAKSWGDGVREAYDDAEHRLALTGTPFRSDDSQIPFVRYEEDGEGHLVSRSDHTYGYGDALADGVVRPVVFLSYSGESRWRDSAGEEHAARLGDILNPEQTARAWRTALDPKGEWIPTVLHAAHTRLMQMRRNMPDAGGLVLATDTTTARAYAKILKQISNTPVSVILSDDPGSSARIAEFSESTDEWMVAVRMVSEGVDVPRLAVGVYATSASTPLFFAQAIGRFVRSRMPGETASVFLPSVPVLLGLAENMEKQRDHVLGGEKNPDKEGWDDELLEEANQKKSEPDVLEPSYESLGAEAEFSGLLYNGSQFNTGAITDEDEDFLGIPGLLDADQVKDLLRKKQSEEMDRREAEEKARRAAEAAAEQRRKLYGTPHAPKNRAAGGAGGTSPSTAGSDAGVVDEISALRKELNTVVSITAQRTGRPHGAIHTEARKACGGPPTALCDADQLRERIDYLRKW; encoded by the coding sequence GTGTCAACACAGTCATCAGCACGAAGATTTGCCAATAACGGTTCTTTGCGTGTGTGGCAGCGCGCGGCACTGGATAAGTTCCTTGCCGCCAAGCCGAAGGATTTTATGGCGGTGGCAACACCGGGCGCAGGTAAGACCACCTTCGCCCTGCGCGTAGCCACCGAACTCATGGCGGACCGCACCGTCGAGCGCGTCATCGTGGTCGTACCAACGGAACACCTCAAGGTGCAGTGGTCCGAAGCTGCCTCCCGCGTGGGGCTGGCGCTAGACCCGAAATTCACCAACTCTTCTGGCGTGAATCCTGCCATGGATGGAGTCGTGGTGACCTACGCACAGGTGGGTATGCACCCCTACAAACACCGCGCGGTGGCCTCGGCGCGGCGCACGTTGGTGATCCTCGATGAGATTCACCACGCAGGTGACGCGAAAAGTTGGGGTGACGGTGTGCGCGAAGCTTATGACGACGCCGAGCACCGCCTGGCCTTGACGGGTACTCCCTTCCGCTCAGATGATTCGCAGATTCCGTTTGTGCGTTATGAGGAAGATGGGGAAGGCCACCTTGTCTCCCGCTCCGACCACACGTATGGCTATGGCGATGCGCTTGCCGACGGCGTCGTGCGCCCCGTTGTCTTCCTCAGCTACTCGGGCGAATCCCGTTGGCGCGATAGCGCCGGCGAGGAACACGCAGCGCGCCTAGGGGACATCCTCAACCCGGAGCAGACCGCCCGCGCTTGGCGCACGGCCCTCGACCCCAAGGGCGAATGGATCCCCACCGTCTTACACGCTGCGCACACCCGGCTGATGCAGATGCGCCGCAATATGCCGGACGCCGGTGGACTCGTCCTCGCTACCGACACAACGACAGCCCGTGCCTACGCCAAGATCCTCAAACAGATCTCCAACACACCGGTCTCGGTGATTCTGTCTGATGACCCGGGCTCCTCGGCACGCATTGCTGAATTCTCTGAGTCCACCGACGAGTGGATGGTGGCTGTGCGCATGGTGTCTGAAGGTGTTGACGTTCCCCGCCTCGCCGTGGGCGTGTACGCCACCTCCGCCTCGACCCCGCTCTTTTTCGCCCAGGCCATCGGTCGCTTCGTGCGCTCCCGCATGCCGGGCGAAACCGCTTCCGTCTTCCTGCCCTCCGTGCCCGTTTTGTTGGGCTTGGCCGAGAACATGGAGAAACAACGCGATCACGTCCTGGGAGGGGAGAAGAACCCCGACAAGGAAGGCTGGGACGATGAGCTACTCGAAGAGGCCAACCAAAAGAAGTCCGAACCTGACGTGCTCGAACCCTCCTACGAATCCCTTGGCGCCGAAGCAGAATTCTCGGGTCTGCTCTACAACGGCTCCCAGTTCAACACAGGGGCCATCACCGATGAGGACGAGGACTTCCTCGGAATTCCGGGACTCCTTGACGCTGACCAGGTCAAGGATCTCCTTCGCAAGAAGCAGTCGGAAGAAATGGACCGCCGCGAGGCAGAGGAGAAGGCGCGCCGGGCTGCAGAGGCTGCCGCGGAGCAGCGTCGCAAGCTCTATGGCACTCCGCATGCCCCGAAGAATCGGGCAGCAGGGGGTGCTGGGGGGACGTCGCCAAGCACTGCGGGTTCCGACGCTGGCGTTGTTGACGAGATCTCGGCCCTTCGTAAGGAACTCAACACAGTCGTGTCGATCACCGCTCAGCGCACTGGCCGTCCCCACGGCGCGATTCACACGGAGGCGCGCAAGGCCTGCGGTGGGCCGCCCACCGCGTTGTGCGACGCAGACCAGTTACGCGAGCGAATTGACTATCTGCGGAAGTGGTGA
- a CDS encoding DUF3039 domain-containing protein yields the protein MIGGVSTTTKTIERPDVREDTSTGDDTPKFFHYVKKNQILDSAVNGKYVVALCGETFPVTKQAKPGSPVCPDCEREYKSLRRR from the coding sequence ATGATAGGGGGCGTGAGTACGACGACTAAGACTATTGAACGTCCAGATGTTCGTGAGGATACGTCCACGGGTGATGACACCCCGAAGTTCTTCCACTACGTCAAGAAGAACCAGATCCTCGATTCCGCGGTCAACGGAAAGTACGTCGTTGCCCTGTGCGGCGAGACCTTCCCGGTGACCAAGCAAGCCAAGCCTGGTTCACCCGTGTGTCCTGACTGCGAGCGCGAATACAAGAGCCTGCGCCGCCGCTAA
- a CDS encoding DUF3099 domain-containing protein — MTPTNSRDNADLSPQSGRKRGRVFGRETHLITSAKLAPGQDRHRREVIYFVLQFLRIPSLILAGIMAYAWQWWIPAAIVVAVTFPLPWIAVVIGNSRGQKKDKREKSVYKPALARQMAQAQREQLEQRARGALPDAQQASTPDTIDHDDE, encoded by the coding sequence ATGACCCCAACGAACTCGCGCGATAACGCAGACCTATCCCCACAATCGGGGCGGAAACGTGGCCGAGTGTTTGGGCGTGAAACCCACCTCATCACCTCGGCCAAACTCGCCCCTGGGCAGGATCGGCATCGCCGCGAGGTTATCTATTTTGTGCTGCAGTTCTTGCGTATTCCTTCCCTTATCCTTGCGGGAATTATGGCCTACGCCTGGCAGTGGTGGATTCCGGCCGCGATTGTCGTAGCCGTTACGTTTCCCCTGCCATGGATTGCCGTCGTCATTGGCAACAGTCGCGGCCAGAAGAAAGACAAGCGTGAAAAGTCGGTGTACAAACCTGCTCTGGCACGCCAGATGGCGCAAGCTCAGCGGGAGCAACTGGAGCAGCGTGCACGCGGAGCGCTGCCTGACGCTCAGCAGGCCTCGACACCGGACACGATTGACCATGATGATGAATAG